In one Diprion similis isolate iyDipSimi1 chromosome 6, iyDipSimi1.1, whole genome shotgun sequence genomic region, the following are encoded:
- the LOC124407662 gene encoding sarcosine dehydrogenase, mitochondrial isoform X3, giving the protein MQLLHTTRELLMRLEAETGLNPGWINNGGLYIANSDIRMDEYKRLATAGKAFGIDSHLVSPGEARQIFPLLNEQAFYGALYTPGDGVVDPAMLCNALTKYAKEHGAKVVQDCPVTRILKKETQLGSSQIVGVETPYGIIKTNCVLNAAGVWSRSISKMAGLQIPLIPMKHAYVVSEPIEGVQNCPNIRDHDRNMYFRIQGSSLCMGGYEPNPIILQSVPNDFNFGLYELDWNVFSTHIDGATELVPQFSTAGIRSTVCGPESFTPDHKPILGEDPRCMGFFHSCGYNSAGMMLGGGCGDQIAKWIIHGRPDKHMYSYDIRRFTPEQTSDSLWANERSHEAYAKNYSIVFPHDEYLSGRNMNKDPFHEVLLKEGAVMEERQGWERPGWFLSEGTVQIPPYDYYGSYGSPKNENDKYSKLLQQDYTFNFPEHHRIIRDEALACRNNAVLFNLSYFGKFYLCGPEAEKAVDYLFTANTNREVNKTTYTCMLNKHGGVEADCTVTCIEGGTGTVVDPILKGKGFLIVAGGMSGYQTWVHMNQVVKKKGFEVTLHDATKQIGVLAIQGKKSRKILESIVDEDISDTAFPFSTSKLLKIKGNSVRVIRLSFVGELGFELHIPLPVCTEVYHAVMEAGKAYKMKLAGYRALYSLSSEKGYHLWHSDLRMDDNPIEAGLGFVCRKSGDYLGKRKIDYVRKNGVKRKMAYFLIDEQIPLWGLEAIYRNGRNVGYLRRGEYAFALENSIGQGYVTHPEGENVTKHYLESGNYEIEIMGYKYPAKLHIHSPFDPENKRLYDIYD; this is encoded by the exons ATGCAATTATTGCACACCACAAGAGAATTGCTAATGCGTTTAGAAGCAGAAACCGGATTAAACCCTGGATGGATTAATAATGGCGGGCTGTATATTGCTAATTCTGAT ATAAGAATGGATGAGTATAAGAGATTGGCAACAGCAGGAAAAGCTTTTGGTATAGATTCACATCTAGTGTCTCCGGGAGAGGCACGTCAGATTTTTCCCCTCTTAAACGAGCAAGCATTTTATGGGGCGCTATACACTCCAGGAGATGGTGTGGTCGACCCTGCGATGCTGTGCAATGCATTAACAAAATATGCCAAGGAACACGGTGCCAAG GTAGTACAAGATTGTCCGGTAACTAGAAtactgaaaaaagaaacacaattAGGCTCCTCGCAAATTGTCGGTGTGGAAACACCATATGGTATTATAAAAACGAACTGCGTACTGAATGCTGCAGGAGTTTGGTCAAGAAGCATATCTAAAATGGCTGGCCTCCAGATACCTTTAATTCCAATGAAACACGCTTATGTTGTTAGCGAACCTATTGAGGGTGTACAGAATTGTCCAAATATAAGGGATCACGATAGAAACATGTACTTTAGAATACAAGGCTCATCTCTATGCATGGGAGGCTATGAGCCAAACCCTATTATTTTGCAATCC GTTCCAAACGATTTCAACTTCGGATTGTACGAGTTAGACTGGAATGTATTTAGCACACACATTGATGGAGCTACGGAACTAGTTCCTCAATTTTCAACGGCAGGCATAAGGAGTACTGTATGTGGACCTGAGAGTTTCACTCCAGACCACAAACCCATTTTAG GAGAGGATCCCAGATGTATGGGATTTTTCCACAGCTGTGGTTACAACAGTGCTGGAATGATGCTGGGAGGTGGTTGTGGGGATCAAATAGCAAAGTGGATAATTCATGGACGACCAGATAAACACATGTACAGCTATGATATTAGAAG ATTTACGCCAGAGCAAACAAGTGATTCTCTTTGGGCAAATGAGAGGTCTCATGAAGCatatgcaaaaaattatagtaTAGTTTTTCCCCATGATGAATATCTGAGTGGACGAAATATGAATAAAGATCCATTTCATGAG GTTCTATTAAAAGAAGGTGCAGTCATGGAAGAACGGCAAGGATGGGAAAGACCAGGGTGGTTTCTCTCTGAAGGGACCGTGCAAATTCCACCATATGATTATTATGGAAGTTATGGTTCACCGAAGAATGAGAATGATAAATATAGCAAGTTGCTTCAACAAGATTATACATTCAATTTTCCAGAACACCATCGAATT atcAGAGACGAAGCTCTGGCATGTAGAAACAATGCGGTATTGTTTAATCTGTCATATTTCGGAAAATTCTACCTTTGTGGACCAGAAGCTGAGAAGGCTGTTGATTATCTATTTACAGCTAACACTAATCGTGAAGTAAACAAGACTACCTATACTTGTATGCTTAACAAACACGGTGGTGTCGAAGCAGACTGTACTGTTACATGTATAGAAGGTGGAACTGGAACTGTAGTGGATCCAATTCTTAAAGGAAAAGGATTTCTTatcg TGGCTGGTGGTATGTCTGGATATCAAACATGGGTGCACATGAATCAAgtggtaaaaaagaaagggtTTGAGGTCACTTTGCACGATGCTACAAAACAAATTGGTGTTCTCGCTATACAGGGGAAAAAGAG tcGCAAAATATTGGAAAGTATTGTGGATGAGGATATATCAGATACAGCTTTTCCATTCTCGACCTCAAAGCTTTTAAAAATCAAGGGAAATTCAGTGCGTGTAATAAGGCTAAGTTTCGTAGGAGAGCTTGGGTTTGAGTTACACATCCCATTGCCGGTATGCACGGAAGTTTATCACGCAGTAATGGAAGCTGGAAAAgcttataaaatgaaattagctGGGTACAGAGCACTATACAGTCTCAGTAGTGAAAAAG GCTATCACTTATGGCACTCAGATCTCAGGATGGATGACAATCCCATTGAAGCAGGTCTAGGCTTTGTCTGTCGGAAATCTGGAGACTACCTTGGGAAGAGGAAAATAGATTATGTTAGAAAAAATGGAGTAAAGAGGAAAATGGCATATTTTCTCATAGACga gcaAATTCCTTTGTGGGGTTTGGAAGCAATTTACAGAAATGGCAGAAATGTTGGATACTTAAGGAGAGGCGAATATGCTTTTGCACTTGAAAACAGTATTGGACAAGG ataTGTAACACATCCTGAAGGCGagaacgtaacgaaacattacTTGGAATCTGGAAActacgaaattgaaattatgggATACAAGTATCCAGCCAAACTACATATACACAGTCCGTTCGATCCAGAAAATAAAAGactatatgatatatatgattaa
- the LOC124407668 gene encoding peptidyl-prolyl cis-trans isomerase-like 3, which yields MSVTLHTDVGDIKIETFCELCPKTCENFLALCASDYYNGCLFHRNIKGFIVQTGDPTHTGKGGTSIWNRKFEDEFKEDLKHNARGLVSMANNGPNSNGSQFFITYGPQPHLDLKYTLFGKVIDGLDALDELEKLPTNLKNFKPLTEIRINRITIHANPLAG from the exons ATG AGCGTGACGTTACACACTGATGTAggtgatataaaaattgaaacattttgcGAACTATGCCCGAAAACATGCGAG AATTTTTTGGCATTGTGCGCAAGCGACTACTACAACGGGTGTTTATTTCATCGAAACATCAAGGGCTTTATAGTTCAAACGGGTGACCCAACACATACTGGAAAAGGTGGTACTTCAATTTGGAATCGTAAATTTGAGGACGAATTTAAAGAGGATTTGAAACATAATGCAAGAGGCCTCGTATCAATGGCTAACAATGGACCCAACTCTAATGgaagtcaattttttataacatacGGACCTCAGCCACATCTGGACTTAAAATATACCTTATTCGGAAA GGTGATTGATGGACTTGATGCTCTTGACGAGTTGGAAAAATTGCCCActaatctaaaaaattttaagccaCTGACTGAGATACGAATCAATCGCATAACAATCCATGCCAATCCACTCGCAGGATGA
- the LOC124407662 gene encoding sarcosine dehydrogenase, mitochondrial isoform X4, whose amino-acid sequence MAGCILLILMLIRMDEYKRLATAGKAFGIDSHLVSPGEARQIFPLLNEQAFYGALYTPGDGVVDPAMLCNALTKYAKEHGAKVVQDCPVTRILKKETQLGSSQIVGVETPYGIIKTNCVLNAAGVWSRSISKMAGLQIPLIPMKHAYVVSEPIEGVQNCPNIRDHDRNMYFRIQGSSLCMGGYEPNPIILQSVPNDFNFGLYELDWNVFSTHIDGATELVPQFSTAGIRSTVCGPESFTPDHKPILGEDPRCMGFFHSCGYNSAGMMLGGGCGDQIAKWIIHGRPDKHMYSYDIRRFTPEQTSDSLWANERSHEAYAKNYSIVFPHDEYLSGRNMNKDPFHEVLLKEGAVMEERQGWERPGWFLSEGTVQIPPYDYYGSYGSPKNENDKYSKLLQQDYTFNFPEHHRIIRDEALACRNNAVLFNLSYFGKFYLCGPEAEKAVDYLFTANTNREVNKTTYTCMLNKHGGVEADCTVTCIEGGTGTVVDPILKGKGFLIVAGGMSGYQTWVHMNQVVKKKGFEVTLHDATKQIGVLAIQGKKSRKILESIVDEDISDTAFPFSTSKLLKIKGNSVRVIRLSFVGELGFELHIPLPVCTEVYHAVMEAGKAYKMKLAGYRALYSLSSEKGYHLWHSDLRMDDNPIEAGLGFVCRKSGDYLGKRKIDYVRKNGVKRKMAYFLIDEQIPLWGLEAIYRNGRNVGYLRRGEYAFALENSIGQGYVTHPEGENVTKHYLESGNYEIEIMGYKYPAKLHIHSPFDPENKRLYDIYD is encoded by the exons ATGGCGGGCTGTATATTGCTAATTCTGATGTTG ATAAGAATGGATGAGTATAAGAGATTGGCAACAGCAGGAAAAGCTTTTGGTATAGATTCACATCTAGTGTCTCCGGGAGAGGCACGTCAGATTTTTCCCCTCTTAAACGAGCAAGCATTTTATGGGGCGCTATACACTCCAGGAGATGGTGTGGTCGACCCTGCGATGCTGTGCAATGCATTAACAAAATATGCCAAGGAACACGGTGCCAAG GTAGTACAAGATTGTCCGGTAACTAGAAtactgaaaaaagaaacacaattAGGCTCCTCGCAAATTGTCGGTGTGGAAACACCATATGGTATTATAAAAACGAACTGCGTACTGAATGCTGCAGGAGTTTGGTCAAGAAGCATATCTAAAATGGCTGGCCTCCAGATACCTTTAATTCCAATGAAACACGCTTATGTTGTTAGCGAACCTATTGAGGGTGTACAGAATTGTCCAAATATAAGGGATCACGATAGAAACATGTACTTTAGAATACAAGGCTCATCTCTATGCATGGGAGGCTATGAGCCAAACCCTATTATTTTGCAATCC GTTCCAAACGATTTCAACTTCGGATTGTACGAGTTAGACTGGAATGTATTTAGCACACACATTGATGGAGCTACGGAACTAGTTCCTCAATTTTCAACGGCAGGCATAAGGAGTACTGTATGTGGACCTGAGAGTTTCACTCCAGACCACAAACCCATTTTAG GAGAGGATCCCAGATGTATGGGATTTTTCCACAGCTGTGGTTACAACAGTGCTGGAATGATGCTGGGAGGTGGTTGTGGGGATCAAATAGCAAAGTGGATAATTCATGGACGACCAGATAAACACATGTACAGCTATGATATTAGAAG ATTTACGCCAGAGCAAACAAGTGATTCTCTTTGGGCAAATGAGAGGTCTCATGAAGCatatgcaaaaaattatagtaTAGTTTTTCCCCATGATGAATATCTGAGTGGACGAAATATGAATAAAGATCCATTTCATGAG GTTCTATTAAAAGAAGGTGCAGTCATGGAAGAACGGCAAGGATGGGAAAGACCAGGGTGGTTTCTCTCTGAAGGGACCGTGCAAATTCCACCATATGATTATTATGGAAGTTATGGTTCACCGAAGAATGAGAATGATAAATATAGCAAGTTGCTTCAACAAGATTATACATTCAATTTTCCAGAACACCATCGAATT atcAGAGACGAAGCTCTGGCATGTAGAAACAATGCGGTATTGTTTAATCTGTCATATTTCGGAAAATTCTACCTTTGTGGACCAGAAGCTGAGAAGGCTGTTGATTATCTATTTACAGCTAACACTAATCGTGAAGTAAACAAGACTACCTATACTTGTATGCTTAACAAACACGGTGGTGTCGAAGCAGACTGTACTGTTACATGTATAGAAGGTGGAACTGGAACTGTAGTGGATCCAATTCTTAAAGGAAAAGGATTTCTTatcg TGGCTGGTGGTATGTCTGGATATCAAACATGGGTGCACATGAATCAAgtggtaaaaaagaaagggtTTGAGGTCACTTTGCACGATGCTACAAAACAAATTGGTGTTCTCGCTATACAGGGGAAAAAGAG tcGCAAAATATTGGAAAGTATTGTGGATGAGGATATATCAGATACAGCTTTTCCATTCTCGACCTCAAAGCTTTTAAAAATCAAGGGAAATTCAGTGCGTGTAATAAGGCTAAGTTTCGTAGGAGAGCTTGGGTTTGAGTTACACATCCCATTGCCGGTATGCACGGAAGTTTATCACGCAGTAATGGAAGCTGGAAAAgcttataaaatgaaattagctGGGTACAGAGCACTATACAGTCTCAGTAGTGAAAAAG GCTATCACTTATGGCACTCAGATCTCAGGATGGATGACAATCCCATTGAAGCAGGTCTAGGCTTTGTCTGTCGGAAATCTGGAGACTACCTTGGGAAGAGGAAAATAGATTATGTTAGAAAAAATGGAGTAAAGAGGAAAATGGCATATTTTCTCATAGACga gcaAATTCCTTTGTGGGGTTTGGAAGCAATTTACAGAAATGGCAGAAATGTTGGATACTTAAGGAGAGGCGAATATGCTTTTGCACTTGAAAACAGTATTGGACAAGG ataTGTAACACATCCTGAAGGCGagaacgtaacgaaacattacTTGGAATCTGGAAActacgaaattgaaattatgggATACAAGTATCCAGCCAAACTACATATACACAGTCCGTTCGATCCAGAAAATAAAAGactatatgatatatatgattaa
- the LOC124407662 gene encoding sarcosine dehydrogenase, mitochondrial isoform X2 translates to MTLVKTVCSEAGGQSRTKFKTLISKTENMIRLAAFKLGNRKTIIDGKRTLLTKPTEENSTCNQTINVPGFADVVVIGGGSAGCNALYHLAKYGVSAILLERAKLTAGTTWHTAGLIWRLRPNDVEMQLLHTTRELLMRLEAETGLNPGWINNGGLYIANSDIRMDEYKRLATAGKAFGIDSHLVSPGEARQIFPLLNEQAFYGALYTPGDGVVDPAMLCNALTKYAKEHGAKVVQDCPVTRILKKETQLGSSQIVGVETPYGIIKTNCVLNAAGVWSRSISKMAGLQIPLIPMKHAYVVSEPIEGVQNCPNIRDHDRNMYFRIQGSSLCMGGYEPNPIILQSVPNDFNFGLYELDWNVFSTHIDGATELVPQFSTAGIRSTVCGPESFTPDHKPILGEDPRCMGFFHSCGYNSAGMMLGGGCGDQIAKWIIHGRPDKHMYSYDIRRFTPEQTSDSLWANERSHEAYAKNYSIVFPHDEYLSGRNMNKDPFHEVLLKEGAVMEERQGWERPGWFLSEGTVQIPPYDYYGSYGSPKNENDKYSKLLQQDYTFNFPEHHRIIRDEALACRNNAVLFNLSYFGKFYLCGPEAEKAVDYLFTANTNREVNKTTYTCMLNKHGGVEADCTVTCIEGGTGTVVDPILKGKGFLIVAGGMSGYQTWVHMNQVVKKKGFEVTLHDATKQIGVLAIQGKKSRKILESIVDEDISDTAFPFSTSKLLKIKGNSVRVIRLSFVGELGFELHIPLPVCTEVYHAVMEAGKAYKMKLAGYRALYSLSSEKGYHLWHSDLRMDDNPIEAGLGFVCRKSGEFYVIW, encoded by the exons ATGACTTTAGTCAAAACAGTTTGTTCTGAAGCTGGCGGTCAGTCACGCACAAAATTCAAGACATTGATCAGTAAAACCGAAAACATGATCCGCTTAGCGGCATTTAAG CTGggaaacagaaaaacaatCATTGACGGTAAGAGAACATTGCTGACCAAACCCACAGAAGAAAATAGTACATGTAACCAAACAATAAATGTTCCTGGATTTGCAGATGTAGTAGTGATAG GTGGAGGTAGTGCAGGTTGCAATGCTCTTTACCACTTGGCAAAATATGGAGTCAGCGCAATACTTTTGGAACGAGCCAAATTAACAGCTGGAACAACATGGCATACTGCAGGTTTGATTTGGCGACTGAGACCAAACGATGTGGAAATGCAATTATTGCACACCACAAGAGAATTGCTAATGCGTTTAGAAGCAGAAACCGGATTAAACCCTGGATGGATTAATAATGGCGGGCTGTATATTGCTAATTCTGAT ATAAGAATGGATGAGTATAAGAGATTGGCAACAGCAGGAAAAGCTTTTGGTATAGATTCACATCTAGTGTCTCCGGGAGAGGCACGTCAGATTTTTCCCCTCTTAAACGAGCAAGCATTTTATGGGGCGCTATACACTCCAGGAGATGGTGTGGTCGACCCTGCGATGCTGTGCAATGCATTAACAAAATATGCCAAGGAACACGGTGCCAAG GTAGTACAAGATTGTCCGGTAACTAGAAtactgaaaaaagaaacacaattAGGCTCCTCGCAAATTGTCGGTGTGGAAACACCATATGGTATTATAAAAACGAACTGCGTACTGAATGCTGCAGGAGTTTGGTCAAGAAGCATATCTAAAATGGCTGGCCTCCAGATACCTTTAATTCCAATGAAACACGCTTATGTTGTTAGCGAACCTATTGAGGGTGTACAGAATTGTCCAAATATAAGGGATCACGATAGAAACATGTACTTTAGAATACAAGGCTCATCTCTATGCATGGGAGGCTATGAGCCAAACCCTATTATTTTGCAATCC GTTCCAAACGATTTCAACTTCGGATTGTACGAGTTAGACTGGAATGTATTTAGCACACACATTGATGGAGCTACGGAACTAGTTCCTCAATTTTCAACGGCAGGCATAAGGAGTACTGTATGTGGACCTGAGAGTTTCACTCCAGACCACAAACCCATTTTAG GAGAGGATCCCAGATGTATGGGATTTTTCCACAGCTGTGGTTACAACAGTGCTGGAATGATGCTGGGAGGTGGTTGTGGGGATCAAATAGCAAAGTGGATAATTCATGGACGACCAGATAAACACATGTACAGCTATGATATTAGAAG ATTTACGCCAGAGCAAACAAGTGATTCTCTTTGGGCAAATGAGAGGTCTCATGAAGCatatgcaaaaaattatagtaTAGTTTTTCCCCATGATGAATATCTGAGTGGACGAAATATGAATAAAGATCCATTTCATGAG GTTCTATTAAAAGAAGGTGCAGTCATGGAAGAACGGCAAGGATGGGAAAGACCAGGGTGGTTTCTCTCTGAAGGGACCGTGCAAATTCCACCATATGATTATTATGGAAGTTATGGTTCACCGAAGAATGAGAATGATAAATATAGCAAGTTGCTTCAACAAGATTATACATTCAATTTTCCAGAACACCATCGAATT atcAGAGACGAAGCTCTGGCATGTAGAAACAATGCGGTATTGTTTAATCTGTCATATTTCGGAAAATTCTACCTTTGTGGACCAGAAGCTGAGAAGGCTGTTGATTATCTATTTACAGCTAACACTAATCGTGAAGTAAACAAGACTACCTATACTTGTATGCTTAACAAACACGGTGGTGTCGAAGCAGACTGTACTGTTACATGTATAGAAGGTGGAACTGGAACTGTAGTGGATCCAATTCTTAAAGGAAAAGGATTTCTTatcg TGGCTGGTGGTATGTCTGGATATCAAACATGGGTGCACATGAATCAAgtggtaaaaaagaaagggtTTGAGGTCACTTTGCACGATGCTACAAAACAAATTGGTGTTCTCGCTATACAGGGGAAAAAGAG tcGCAAAATATTGGAAAGTATTGTGGATGAGGATATATCAGATACAGCTTTTCCATTCTCGACCTCAAAGCTTTTAAAAATCAAGGGAAATTCAGTGCGTGTAATAAGGCTAAGTTTCGTAGGAGAGCTTGGGTTTGAGTTACACATCCCATTGCCGGTATGCACGGAAGTTTATCACGCAGTAATGGAAGCTGGAAAAgcttataaaatgaaattagctGGGTACAGAGCACTATACAGTCTCAGTAGTGAAAAAG GCTATCACTTATGGCACTCAGATCTCAGGATGGATGACAATCCCATTGAAGCAGGTCTAGGCTTTGTCTGTCGGAAATCTGGAGA ATTCTACGTCATTTGGTAA
- the LOC124407662 gene encoding sarcosine dehydrogenase, mitochondrial isoform X1, whose product MTLVKTVCSEAGGQSRTKFKTLISKTENMIRLAAFKLGNRKTIIDGKRTLLTKPTEENSTCNQTINVPGFADVVVIGGGSAGCNALYHLAKYGVSAILLERAKLTAGTTWHTAGLIWRLRPNDVEMQLLHTTRELLMRLEAETGLNPGWINNGGLYIANSDIRMDEYKRLATAGKAFGIDSHLVSPGEARQIFPLLNEQAFYGALYTPGDGVVDPAMLCNALTKYAKEHGAKVVQDCPVTRILKKETQLGSSQIVGVETPYGIIKTNCVLNAAGVWSRSISKMAGLQIPLIPMKHAYVVSEPIEGVQNCPNIRDHDRNMYFRIQGSSLCMGGYEPNPIILQSVPNDFNFGLYELDWNVFSTHIDGATELVPQFSTAGIRSTVCGPESFTPDHKPILGEDPRCMGFFHSCGYNSAGMMLGGGCGDQIAKWIIHGRPDKHMYSYDIRRFTPEQTSDSLWANERSHEAYAKNYSIVFPHDEYLSGRNMNKDPFHEVLLKEGAVMEERQGWERPGWFLSEGTVQIPPYDYYGSYGSPKNENDKYSKLLQQDYTFNFPEHHRIIRDEALACRNNAVLFNLSYFGKFYLCGPEAEKAVDYLFTANTNREVNKTTYTCMLNKHGGVEADCTVTCIEGGTGTVVDPILKGKGFLIVAGGMSGYQTWVHMNQVVKKKGFEVTLHDATKQIGVLAIQGKKSRKILESIVDEDISDTAFPFSTSKLLKIKGNSVRVIRLSFVGELGFELHIPLPVCTEVYHAVMEAGKAYKMKLAGYRALYSLSSEKGYHLWHSDLRMDDNPIEAGLGFVCRKSGDYLGKRKIDYVRKNGVKRKMAYFLIDEQIPLWGLEAIYRNGRNVGYLRRGEYAFALENSIGQGYVTHPEGENVTKHYLESGNYEIEIMGYKYPAKLHIHSPFDPENKRLYDIYD is encoded by the exons ATGACTTTAGTCAAAACAGTTTGTTCTGAAGCTGGCGGTCAGTCACGCACAAAATTCAAGACATTGATCAGTAAAACCGAAAACATGATCCGCTTAGCGGCATTTAAG CTGggaaacagaaaaacaatCATTGACGGTAAGAGAACATTGCTGACCAAACCCACAGAAGAAAATAGTACATGTAACCAAACAATAAATGTTCCTGGATTTGCAGATGTAGTAGTGATAG GTGGAGGTAGTGCAGGTTGCAATGCTCTTTACCACTTGGCAAAATATGGAGTCAGCGCAATACTTTTGGAACGAGCCAAATTAACAGCTGGAACAACATGGCATACTGCAGGTTTGATTTGGCGACTGAGACCAAACGATGTGGAAATGCAATTATTGCACACCACAAGAGAATTGCTAATGCGTTTAGAAGCAGAAACCGGATTAAACCCTGGATGGATTAATAATGGCGGGCTGTATATTGCTAATTCTGAT ATAAGAATGGATGAGTATAAGAGATTGGCAACAGCAGGAAAAGCTTTTGGTATAGATTCACATCTAGTGTCTCCGGGAGAGGCACGTCAGATTTTTCCCCTCTTAAACGAGCAAGCATTTTATGGGGCGCTATACACTCCAGGAGATGGTGTGGTCGACCCTGCGATGCTGTGCAATGCATTAACAAAATATGCCAAGGAACACGGTGCCAAG GTAGTACAAGATTGTCCGGTAACTAGAAtactgaaaaaagaaacacaattAGGCTCCTCGCAAATTGTCGGTGTGGAAACACCATATGGTATTATAAAAACGAACTGCGTACTGAATGCTGCAGGAGTTTGGTCAAGAAGCATATCTAAAATGGCTGGCCTCCAGATACCTTTAATTCCAATGAAACACGCTTATGTTGTTAGCGAACCTATTGAGGGTGTACAGAATTGTCCAAATATAAGGGATCACGATAGAAACATGTACTTTAGAATACAAGGCTCATCTCTATGCATGGGAGGCTATGAGCCAAACCCTATTATTTTGCAATCC GTTCCAAACGATTTCAACTTCGGATTGTACGAGTTAGACTGGAATGTATTTAGCACACACATTGATGGAGCTACGGAACTAGTTCCTCAATTTTCAACGGCAGGCATAAGGAGTACTGTATGTGGACCTGAGAGTTTCACTCCAGACCACAAACCCATTTTAG GAGAGGATCCCAGATGTATGGGATTTTTCCACAGCTGTGGTTACAACAGTGCTGGAATGATGCTGGGAGGTGGTTGTGGGGATCAAATAGCAAAGTGGATAATTCATGGACGACCAGATAAACACATGTACAGCTATGATATTAGAAG ATTTACGCCAGAGCAAACAAGTGATTCTCTTTGGGCAAATGAGAGGTCTCATGAAGCatatgcaaaaaattatagtaTAGTTTTTCCCCATGATGAATATCTGAGTGGACGAAATATGAATAAAGATCCATTTCATGAG GTTCTATTAAAAGAAGGTGCAGTCATGGAAGAACGGCAAGGATGGGAAAGACCAGGGTGGTTTCTCTCTGAAGGGACCGTGCAAATTCCACCATATGATTATTATGGAAGTTATGGTTCACCGAAGAATGAGAATGATAAATATAGCAAGTTGCTTCAACAAGATTATACATTCAATTTTCCAGAACACCATCGAATT atcAGAGACGAAGCTCTGGCATGTAGAAACAATGCGGTATTGTTTAATCTGTCATATTTCGGAAAATTCTACCTTTGTGGACCAGAAGCTGAGAAGGCTGTTGATTATCTATTTACAGCTAACACTAATCGTGAAGTAAACAAGACTACCTATACTTGTATGCTTAACAAACACGGTGGTGTCGAAGCAGACTGTACTGTTACATGTATAGAAGGTGGAACTGGAACTGTAGTGGATCCAATTCTTAAAGGAAAAGGATTTCTTatcg TGGCTGGTGGTATGTCTGGATATCAAACATGGGTGCACATGAATCAAgtggtaaaaaagaaagggtTTGAGGTCACTTTGCACGATGCTACAAAACAAATTGGTGTTCTCGCTATACAGGGGAAAAAGAG tcGCAAAATATTGGAAAGTATTGTGGATGAGGATATATCAGATACAGCTTTTCCATTCTCGACCTCAAAGCTTTTAAAAATCAAGGGAAATTCAGTGCGTGTAATAAGGCTAAGTTTCGTAGGAGAGCTTGGGTTTGAGTTACACATCCCATTGCCGGTATGCACGGAAGTTTATCACGCAGTAATGGAAGCTGGAAAAgcttataaaatgaaattagctGGGTACAGAGCACTATACAGTCTCAGTAGTGAAAAAG GCTATCACTTATGGCACTCAGATCTCAGGATGGATGACAATCCCATTGAAGCAGGTCTAGGCTTTGTCTGTCGGAAATCTGGAGACTACCTTGGGAAGAGGAAAATAGATTATGTTAGAAAAAATGGAGTAAAGAGGAAAATGGCATATTTTCTCATAGACga gcaAATTCCTTTGTGGGGTTTGGAAGCAATTTACAGAAATGGCAGAAATGTTGGATACTTAAGGAGAGGCGAATATGCTTTTGCACTTGAAAACAGTATTGGACAAGG ataTGTAACACATCCTGAAGGCGagaacgtaacgaaacattacTTGGAATCTGGAAActacgaaattgaaattatgggATACAAGTATCCAGCCAAACTACATATACACAGTCCGTTCGATCCAGAAAATAAAAGactatatgatatatatgattaa